In one window of Balaenoptera musculus isolate JJ_BM4_2016_0621 chromosome 10, mBalMus1.pri.v3, whole genome shotgun sequence DNA:
- the DEPDC4 gene encoding DEP domain-containing protein 4, protein MAVLLTPRFRSLGSQSQLPGPGRSVSSFVSPRDVFCRKRRTGCSGPFQATQLWDGIIHSLQTQVETKRRRHHLRTYKDCFTGSDAVDVVLSHLMQNMCLSSNDISRLKGVRLCQVLMNHKVFEPVGMKLFKNEKELEFEDSNNSLYRFLGNKSSYVFCKRKKDSETGLNDEIKAKESLRPEGKVISNPLAQEIGEERIEELIDTMSGTLALPPNITVDKPVLPLSKEAVEDVWKQQTLLRILQLIHIPFLENILEPPVKTQNLQLSKEEDLVISNTCLDREVIPSLCLLEIDNWLNAAIECLEYFPDQLIVTVSQQLVQNINEETRLNTQKKLLFDVIVKYYNQERDCLLTDEYFDIHSGIIELLENEKRTEALEATQLYLRLLLPNVREELRRLLTFMVIASEPNAYKLQKQFDNKTVVLKTLAKAVLQSKSLLRVRAEQLVLFLLEFHSELFKTPVTLLDLVSKKLKKLLHGEDPDAISGFTFCQRLTYKEFEKQKERTSQYLHQLALEINSNPSISLKRKKKLIKEFQKHHPEALH, encoded by the exons ATGGCGGTTCTTTTGACTCCGCGGTTCCGTAGCCTTGGCAGCCAGAGCCAGCTTCCCGGCCCAGGGCGGAGTGTGTCGAGTTTCGTGAGCCCTAGAGATGTTTTCTGCCGGAAAAGGAGGACAG gatgctCTGGTCCTTTTCAAGCTACTCAGCTATGGGATGGTATTATTCACTCCCTTCAGACTCaagtggaaacaaaaagaaggagGCATCATTTACGAACATACAAAGACTGTTTTACTGGTTCTGATGCTGTTGATGTAGTACTAAGTCATCTTATGCAAAATATGTGCCTGAGTAGTAATGATATCTCTCGTCTTAAAGGAGTTCGTCTTTGTCAAGTTCTAATGAACCATAAAGTATTTGAACCAGTAGGAATGAAGctattcaaaaatgaaaaggaattggAATTTGAGGATTCAAACAATAGTCTCTACAGGTTTCTAGGGAATAAATCATCTTATgttttttgcaaaagaaaaaaggattctGAGACTGGgttaaatgatgaaataaaagcaaaggaatCTTTAAG ACCAGAAGGCAAAGTGATTTCAAATCCTCTAGCACAAGAGATTGGTGAGGAAAGAATTGAGGAACTTATTGATACAATGAGTGGGACTCTGGCTTTACCTCCAAACATCACAGTTGACAAACCTGTTCTTCCACTTTCAAAAGAAG ccGTGGAAGATGTTTGGAAACAACAAACATTGCTACGTATTCTTCAACTGATTCACATTCcattcttagaaaatattttggagcCTCCAGTTAAAACACAAAATCTCCAATTAAGTAAAGAGGAAGATCTTGTTATCTCAAACACTTGCCTCGACAGAGAGGTTATTCCAAGCTTATGTCTACTTGA GATTGATAACTGGCTTAATGCAGCAATTGAATGCTTGGAATATTTCCCTGACCAGTTAATAGTTACTGTCAGCCAGCAGTTAGTACAAAACATAAATGAAGAGACAAGATTGAATACACAGAAGAAGTTACTCTTTGATGTCATAGTAAAATATTATAATCAAGAGAGAGATTGCTTATTAACTGATGAGTATTTTGATATTCATTCAGGAATTATAGAACTTTTAG aaaatgagaaaagaacagaagcaCTTGAAGCAACACAACTATATCTAAGATTGTTGTTGCCCAATGTTAGAGAAGAATTACGACGGCTACTCACTTTTATGGTGATTGCATCAGAACCCAATGCCTACAAATTACAAAAACAG TTTGATAACAAAACGGTGGTCCTGAAAACTCTTGCCAAAGCAGTTTTGCAATCCAAATCATTATTAAGAGTACGGGCAGAACAACTAGTCTTGTTTCTACTGGAGTTCCACTCTGAGCTCTTCAAG ACACCAGTTACTTTATTGGATCTGGTTAGTAAGAAACTTAAGAAGCTTCTACATGGAGAAGATCCAGATGCTATATCAG gtttcacatTTTGCCAACGCTTGACATACAAggagtttgaaaaacaaaaggaaaggacAAGCCAATATCTTCACCAGTTGGCTCTTGAGATTAATAGTAACCCCAGCATCTCTTTGAAacgaaaaaagaaattaattaaggAATTTCAAAAACACCATCCAGAAGCTTTGCATTAA